A region of Gracilinanus agilis isolate LMUSP501 chromosome 3, AgileGrace, whole genome shotgun sequence DNA encodes the following proteins:
- the LOC123241176 gene encoding olfactory receptor 52R1-like — protein sequence MACRKDLILPTSGNNSLHPPFFILLGIPGLEKAQFWIAFPFCAMYAVAMVGNIIILHVIRTDHTLHEPMYLFLAMLAFNDLVLSSSTLPKMLGILWFGSCKIEYHACLTQVFFIHTFSSVESGILMAMALDRYVAICFPLRHSTILSPSVVAKLGAAVMVRGVLWVSPFCFMVTWKPFCHNRIIPQSYCEHMAVLKLVCADTRANRGYGLFVAFSVVGFDIIIIAISYIMILQAVLRLPSGDARLKAFGTCASHICVILALYIPALFTFLSHRFGHHVPQAVHVMLANVYLLVPPMLNPIIYGVKTKQIRDRVVNTFCQKFP from the coding sequence ATGGCATGCAGAAAGGATCTCATCTTGCCAACATCTGGGAACAACTCTCTccatcctccttttttcatccttcTTGGAATCCCAGGATTGGAAAAAGCCCAGTTCTGGATTGCCTTCCCATTTTGTGCCATGTATGCTGTGGCCATGGTGGGAAATATCATAATACTTCATGTGATACGTACTGACCACACCCTCCATGAGCCCATGTACCTCTTCCTGGCAATGTTAGCTTTCAATGACTTAGTTCTGTCCTCTTCCACCCTTCCCAAGATGCTGGGAATCTTATGGTTTGGTTCTTGTAAAATTGAGTATCATGCCTGCCTCACTCAGGTTTTCTTCATCCATACTTTCTCTTCTGTGGAGTCAGGGATTCTCATGGCAATGGCCCTGGATCGTTATGTGGCCATCTGTTTCCCACTCCGTCATTCAACTATCCTGTCTCCCTCAGTAGTAGCCAAATTAGGGGCGGCAGTGATGGTAAGAGGTGTGTTGTGGGTAAGCCCATTCTGTTTTATGGTCACTTGGAAGCCCTTTTGCCATAACAGAATCATTCCTCAATCATATTGTGAACATATGGCTGTTCTAAAACTTGTATGTGCAGATACCAGAGCAAATCGTGGATATGGACTTTTCGTGGCCTTCTCTGTAGTTGGTTTTGATATCATAATCATCGCTATATCCTATATCATGATCCTGCAGGCTGTATTACGCCTGCCCTCAGGGGATGCCCGACTCAAGGCATTTGGTACATGTGCCTCACATATCTGTGTTATTCTGGCCTTGTATATACCTGCCCTTTTTACCTTTCTATCCCATCGTTTTGGCCATCATGTACCTCAAGCAGTCCATGTAATGTTGGCCAATGTTTACCTCCTAGTTCCCCCAATGCTGAACCCCATCATCTATGGGGTAAAAACCAAACAGATTCGGGATAGAGTAGTAAATACTTTTTGCCAGAAGTTTCCTTGA